Sequence from the Cuniculiplasma divulgatum genome:
CGGAAAAAGCCCGGATCCCGAGTCCGACGGATTTGGAACCATAGGTGATCCCACTGGTACTGGAAATCATACTTTTCTGGGTCAGTCAAACGTTGCTGGTTGTAAAGAATTGCTGTTCTGTTTATGCCAAAAGTAATTTTCTGCCTCAGTTCTTCTCTAATTCTGTCTTCCACCATACTAAAAAATGAGGAAGGGTTATGAACCTTCCTTAAGTCGATAAATCTACTTTCCCCTAGATTTGTAATATGCCTGGTCTTTCTGGTTCATCTGGTTTGACCTGTTGTCGTTCATTGCCTTGTAATCAGAGCTAGTGGGGTTGTGAACATTTGACTTTTGGTCATTGGGGGTCCTGGAACTCATTCTTTATCACCTCCTAATTTTCTCAAGGCATTTGCTCCTTATTTCGATAGCGGACATTTTTTGAAAAGATTCCACTAAATGGATTCATTTGTGCATGGAGTATTCATCCAAGGTCAACATTGGCAGGATACTATTCTATGTATCATTTCAATATACCTATCTGATGACTGAAATAATTTTACCTTCAGCCGCTACTAACTTGTTAAAATAATAATATAACTAGTAAATTTGACTTGATTCTTTACCTTTCAAACAGATTTTTGATATTTGAAATTGCCAGTTCCGTCCCTCCACCCACTTCCTCATCTCACCCTCTCCATGAACTGCGACGTGTCCATTCCGGTTATCTGTGTGTAGATGCTTGTTGTGAATATTGAAGAATGCCCCAGCCACTGCTGCAGGACATTCAACGGGACATTGTCCATTATGGCCTTTACAGCAAATGTATGCCTGAACTTGTGTGCATGAATCCTGAAACCAAGTTTCTCCTGAATTTTTTTGAAATACAGATCAACAACCTGCCTTGACATGGGAAACAGTATATCCTCAGATTTAGTTGAAATGTTCATATCCAGGAGATATTCCATATAGGCATCCCTCAGATCAGCATGTAGTGGTATAATCCTGTACTTTTCTTTCTGAATCCCATTCCTGTCCTTTCCCTGCTTGAGTGTCTGCATCCTGACCGAATTTGTGGCCAGATTGATGTCTAATGGCCTGAGGATGAGGATCTCATCTATCCTACCACCAGTCCTGTATAGAAAGTTGACGAGGAGGTAATACCGTTTATGCCTGTCAGCCCTCCTTATGTCAGCATTGATCTTTTCGGCAATCTCGTTGAAGATCTGCTGTACCTCCTCATCTGAAAAGAAATCGATCGAGGGTCGCCTTCCTGAGGACTGGATCATCATGCTCTTGGGTATTGGAAGAGACATAACATGACAATATTTCAGTCTTTAAATAGGTTTGTTCATATGGTAACCTGGGAGAGAACCCGACTCAGAGGTTAGAGTATATAAATATAGAAAAGTCCACTGAATCATAACATGACAAAATGTAAATTTTGACATATTAAGAAAAGCCCTTTAAAAATGGCAGGGTGAAAATTACTTTCTCCCCTTCCTTGAAGATCTGTAGGCCGGATTGTTAGGGTTCATCTGGTTGCTCCTGTTGTTGGCATTGGCTGTTGAATCCCTTGACGTTGGATTGAGGGCAGCCGACCTCTGGACGTTTGATGAACGCTTCTTTTCTTCAGCCATTTCTGTTCAAGTAATCATGACATGACTGGCATATAAAGATTCTGAA
This genomic interval carries:
- a CDS encoding site-specific integrase; this translates as MSLPIPKSMMIQSSGRRPSIDFFSDEEVQQIFNEIAEKINADIRRADRHKRYYLLVNFLYRTGGRIDEILILRPLDINLATNSVRMQTLKQGKDRNGIQKEKYRIIPLHADLRDAYMEYLLDMNISTKSEDILFPMSRQVVDLYFKKIQEKLGFRIHAHKFRHTFAVKAIMDNVPLNVLQQWLGHSSIFTTSIYTQITGMDTSQFMERVR